In the Oryzias latipes chromosome 9, ASM223467v1 genome, one interval contains:
- the egr3 gene encoding early growth response protein 3 (The RefSeq protein has 1 substitution compared to this genomic sequence) has product MTGKLADKIPLTMSSLINTIPDSLYPEEDIPTSMNIFTNTESINHYSQMNTDNIMDLGMGSEKATSEIQYGSSFQSSRSGQTVTYLGKFAFDTPPSGGIGGSGWCPDNNIISLVSAGILGVSPSPGNVTTQTSSSGASMGGQAADMEQVYGPPLPPYSTCSDLYQDQGSFHHSPVSSTALAYPGNDYHSTPKASMDGSLFSMIPDYNLFHHQGEVGVMEHKPFQTMDPIRVNPPPITPLETIRAFKDKQQMHPCFPGGQQHPPQHHPPPQTLTLKPIRPRKYPNRPSKTPVHERPHACPAENCDRRFSRSDELTRHLRIHTGHKPFQCRICVRSFSRSDHLTTHIRTHTGEKPFSCEFCGRKFARSDERKRHAKVHLKQKDKKQAEKSSGVAGSHTSPPNSCGGPTVGSS; this is encoded by the exons ATGACAGGGAAACTAGCGGACAAGATCCCTCTTACCATGAGCAGTTTAATAAACACGATCCCTGACAGTCTCTACCCAGAAGAGGACATCCCGACGTCTATGAATATTTTCACCAATACGGAGTCTATAAACCATTATTCACAGATGAACACAG ATAACATCATGGATCTGGGCATGGGGAGTGAGAAGGCGACCTCAGAGATTCAGTATGGATCCAGCTTCCAGTCCAGCCGCAGCGGGCAGACCGTCACATATCTGGGGAAGTTTGCCTTTGACACACCTCCTTCGGGTGGGATTGGCGGTTCAGGCTGGTGTCCTGACAACAACATCATCAGCCTCGTGAGTGCAGGGATCCTGGGTGTCTCTCCATCACCGGGCAACGTAACCACACAGACATCGTCCTCTGGAGCCAGCATGGGAGGACAGGCGGCAGACATGGAGCAGGTGTATGGTCCACCCCTGCCTCCTTACTCCACCTGCAGTGACCTCTACCAAGATCAGGGCTCCTTTCATCACAGCCCTGTCTCAAGCACGGCTTTAGCCTACCCTGGCAATGACTATCATTCTACGCCCAAAGCCTCCATGGATGGCAGCCTTTTCTCAATGATTCCCGACTACAACCTTTTTCATCATCAAGGGGAGGTCGGTGTGATGGAGCACAAGCCCTTCCAGACTATGGATCCCATCAGAGTGAACCCTCCACCTATTACACCCCTGGAGACAATCAGAGCGTTCAAGGACAAGCAACAGATGCACCCATGCTTCCCGGGGGGACAGCAGCACCCACCTCAACACCATCCCCCGCCTCAGACTCTCACCCTGAAACCCATTCGACCACGGAAGTACCCCAACCGCCCCAGCAAAACTCCAGTCCACGAACGTCCGCACGCCTGTCCCGCAGAGAACTGTGACAGAAGATTCTCACGTTCTGATGAGCTCACACGTCACCTTCGCATCCACACGGGTCACAAACCCTTCCAGTGCAGAATATGCATGCGATCCTTCAGCCGGAGCGACCATCTGACCACGCACATtcgcacacacacaggtgagaaaCCCTTCTCCTGTGAGTTCTGTGGACGCAAGTTTGCCAGAAGTGATGAGAGAAAGAGACATGCAAAGGTTCATCTGAAACAGAAGGACAAGAAACAGGCAGAAAAGAGCAGTGGGGTGGCGGGCAGTCACACCTCACCCCCTAATTCCTGTGGGGGGCCAACAGTGGGATCATCATGA